AGGTCGCCTCGGGCGACGGGATAGTGGCTGTAGCTGCTGCTGGCGATCACCTGCCAGTTGGTCTCCGGCGGGTCTTCCAGGTCGAGCCAGACCATGCGCGGGCGTGGCACCATCAGCTCAGCGACGCGCCGATCTGTCAGCTCGAAGACGCTCTCGACGATCTCCCGCTCGGCCTCCTCGAACACGCCGGTCTCAGCGCCCTCGGCCAGCATGAATTTGACCTCGTCCTCGGTCACGCCGGCGTCGGCGGACGGCCGCAGCTGGATCAGGCGCAGCACCGCGTCCGTCGAGAGCGTGAGCAGGGTCACCAGCGGGCCGGCCGCATGCGAGAGCCAGAGCATCGGGCGGGACATGACCACGGCGACGCGCTCGGCGTGGTTCAGGCCGATGCGCTTCGGCACCAGCTCGCCCAGGATCAGCGAGAGGTAGGTGATCGTGGCGACGACCACGGCCAGCCCGATCGCGTCGCCGTAGGCGGCCAGCGCCGGCACGTCGGACAGCAGATCGCCGATCTTCTCGGCGATGGTCGCGCCGCCGAATGCGCCGGCGAAGATGCCCACCAGGGTGATCCCGATCTGCACCGTCGAGAGGAAGCGGGTCGGCTCGTCCGACAGTTGGAGCGCCGTGGCCGCGCCGGCGTCCCCGTCTTCCGCTCGCTGGCGCAGGCGGGCCTTGCGCGCGGAGACGACGGCGATCTCGGACATCGCCAGCACGCCGTTGAGGGCAATCAGGAGCAGGATCAGGAAGGCGTCCCGCCCGATCTCGTTCATGCGTCAGGGCCAGCAATTGTCATCGAATAGTCATGATGCCAGATCAACCTGACACCAGGATTAAGCAGAATGAGGCGATCCTTCCAACGGCGTTTGCATGGCCGATTCCTGGTGCACACTGACCGTAGATGCGCGTCGATAC
This sequence is a window from Chloroflexota bacterium. Protein-coding genes within it:
- a CDS encoding HlyC/CorC family transporter is translated as MNEIGRDAFLILLLIALNGVLAMSEIAVVSARKARLRQRAEDGDAGAATALQLSDEPTRFLSTVQIGITLVGIFAGAFGGATIAEKIGDLLSDVPALAAYGDAIGLAVVVATITYLSLILGELVPKRIGLNHAERVAVVMSRPMLWLSHAAGPLVTLLTLSTDAVLRLIQLRPSADAGVTEDEVKFMLAEGAETGVFEEAEREIVESVFELTDRRVAELMVPRPRMVWLDLEDPPETNWQVIASSSYSHYPVARGDLDQLVGLVASKQLLGAFLAGGQPDLEAMVVQPTFVPETMTALRLLDQLKTAHPRVAVVVDEHGIIAGLVTPTDILEAIVGELPEPGDAPDPAAVQREDGTWLVDGLLLVDELDELFGVGELSDDERGAFRTVGGLVMRELNRVPSAGDTIVWRGLRVEVIDMDGRRVDKVLISPPATPGPPEP